GGTCCGGAGTATCTTACCGACTTGGAAATCAACAGCAGTCCGACAACCGCCTGGATAAGAAACTATTCGGGAGAGGAAGTAAGTAGTGAAGCAGCAGTGATTTCGGCAGCATCAGAGGCCTTGTCCAAATTGCCTGTCCCACAGTTTATCGGGAGTAATAGTTGGGTTATTGGACCGGAGAAAACAAAATCAGGGAAGGTCATATTTGCTAATGACCCGCATATTGGCTTCGCTCAACCTTCGGTTTGGTTTGAGGCACATTTAAAAACACCGACATACGAAAAATACGGATACCATTTGGCTGGAGTGCCATTTCCCTTACTCGGACACGATCGCAAAATGGCGTATGGCTTTACAATGTTCGAAAATGATGATATAGATTTCTTCTACGAACAACTCAATCCTGAGGACAGCACTCAATACAAAACACCAACCGGTTGGAAAAACCTCGATATAGTATCAAAAACCATAAAAGTTAAGGATGAAGCTGATGTAGAATTCAGTTATAGGAAATCGGAAAGAGGTCCTATTCTCAATGGTATAGCGAATCAGATTTACGTGAAGCGTCCCATCAGTATGGATTGGATCTATACCAAAGGTGAAAATGAAGTCCTGGAATCACTCTATGGGATTAGTCACGCTGAAGATATAGACGATTTTAAGGAGGCTTTACCCAAAATCCATGCCCCCGGACTCAACACTATGTATGGGGATGCTGAAGGGAATGTTGCATGGTGGGCATCGGCCAAGCTCTATCAGCTGGGTGATAGCACCCAAACGAAACTGGTGATGGATGGCAGCAAAGACCAGGATAAAAAAGTGCGATATTTAGATTTTTCTGAAAATCCTCAATCGGTTAATCCACCGTGGAACTACGTCTATTCCGCCAATAACCAACCCGATTCTATTTCCGGGATGCTGTATCCGGGCTATTACCTGCCTGAAAATCGGGCAAAACGAATCGTCAATCTCCTTGATGAAAAATCGGATTGGGACGCTGAATCTGTTCGAGAGATGATCACGGATGATGTTTCTTCTGTCAATCCTTCGGTCATTACTGAGATGGCTAAGTTGATCACGGTAGGGGACCTTAACGACGAACAAACCCTTGTTCTGGATCATTTGAATAAGTGGAAGGGAAATTACGATACCGAGAATGCAGAAGCTGCCGTTTATCATCGGTGGATCTACTTTTTTTTAAAGAATACTTTTGAAGATGAGTTAGGGGAGGAGCGATTTGCACAGTTTACAAGTACTCACTTCCACAAGCGGCTTATCGCGCCCATGGCGGCAAAGGAAAATTCTGTGTGGTGGGATAATGTTAAAACAAAAGACACTGTTGAAACAAAGAAAGATATTGTACAGACCTCATATATCCATGCTTTCCAATCCCTTGAAAATGATCTTGGCAAAGATATAGCAGAATGGACCTGGGGAAGATTGCACACCCTTGAACACGGACATCCTATTGGGCAGATAGCTGCCCTCAGATTTCTTTTTAATGTTGGCCCCTTCCCAGTTGCCGGGTCAAGGGAAGTCATCAATAACATGGCATTTTCCTATGATGGATCTTCCGCTTTTAGTGTTACAGCGGGTCCTTCCACCCGTAGGGTAATAGATTTCTCGGATGTTGAGAATAGTATGAGTATTCTGCCTACCGGTCAATCAGGTAATCCCTTCAGTAAATACTATAAGAACCAGGCAAAAATGTTTGTCCAGGGAGAATTCCGTAAAATGTTGATGAATCCTGAAGAGATTGAGAAAACTGCTTCTTCTATCCTCGTCTTTCGCCCTACTTCTCAGTAAACCATTACTAATTGCATATTAATTTCAACTTGGCAGGGTAACTTATCCCTCTCAAGGAGATTCTATGCTTACAAAGGTCTATGGGAGTGCTGTATTCGGGATAGAGGCCACTACCGTAGTGGTTGAAGTCAATATAGACAAAGGAATCGGCTATCATTTGGTGGGTTTGCCGGATAATGCGATCAAAGAAAGTAATTTCAGGATCGCCGCAGCACTACTCAATAATGGCTATAAGGTACCCGGAAAGAAAATTACGATAAATATGGCACCGGCTGATCTCAGGAAAGAGGGTTCGGCTTACGATCTTCCCATTGCCCTGGGCATCCTGGCCGCTTCAGGACAGATCAAGTCAGATCTCCTGGAACACTATCTCATTATGGGGGAATTATCCCTTGATGGAGGCCTTCAAGCTGTTAAAGGGGCACTTCCCATTGCTTTAAATGCGAGGGATCAAGGGTTCAAGGGCTTGATCATGCCCAAAGAGAACGCCAAGGAAGCCGCCATTGTGAAAGAACTGGAAGTATACGGGGTAGACGAGCTGATTAAAGTGATCCATTTTTTTGACAAAGATGTACCGCTTGAGCGATTTCATGTTGATCCCGATTCGTTGTTTGATGAAAATCAATTCCATTCGGATAACGACTTCGCCGATGTTAAAGGACAGGAGAGTATTAAGCGGTGTATGGAGATTGCAGCCGCAGGAGGACATAACATTATTATGATAGGTCCACCCGGTGCAGGAAAAACGATGCTGGCCAAACGTTTGCCGTCCATTTTGCCCCCAATGACCTTGAATGAAGCCCTTGAAACCACGAAAATCCATTCCGTGGTAGGCAAGTTGGCGAGCACAGGTTTGATTCATCAAAGGCCTTTCCGTAGCCCTCACCATACCATTAGCGACGTCGCTTTAGTCGGAGGTGGAAGCTATCCACAGCCTGGGGAGATCTCCCTCTCGCATAATGGAGTACTTTTCCTGGACGAATTACCTGAATTTAAGCGAAGTGTCCTTGAAGTGCTCAGACAGCCTTTGGAAGACAGAGAGGTTACGATTTCCAGAGCCAGATTTACTATTACTTATCCGAGTAGTTTTATGTTGGTAGCCAGTATGAATCCGAGTCCGTCAGGATATTTCCATGACCCTGACAATCTGATGAACTCCTCCGCTTCGGAGATTCAGAGATATCTGAGTAGAATTTCCGGCCCTTTGTTAGATAGGATAGACATACATATTGAAGTTACGCCGGTACCCTTTGAAAAACTTTCAGAAGAAAGAAAAGGAGAAGGAAGTGCTGCTATTCGCAAAAGAGTTGTAGCGGCAAGGGAGATCCAGACCGGGAGATTTTGTGAAGAATCCACTATTCACTACAATGCCCAAATGAACACCAAGCAGATCAGGAAGTATTGCGATCTGGAATCGCATGCCCTCAAAATGCTGCAACAGGCTATGGAACGATTAAAGCTATCTGCCCGAGCCTATGATCGAATCCTGAAAGTAAGTCGCACCATTGCGGACCTGGCTCAGGAAGAAAATATAAGTTCTGAACATATTCTCGAAGCGATACAATATCGCAGTCTGGATCGGGAAGGCTGGTTGGGGTAGTGGAAATGCATTGACGAAGTACAAGGCACGAAAGTCGAATTAAAAGGGTTTAGAATAGACTGTATGATCTTAATTTAAGAACAAAAAGTTGCTTATAATGTTTGGGGTGATCCCGTTAATGTGGCCTCTGGGATGGAAACCAATAGTAAAGGTAGATGGCATATATTATCATGGTGAAATGGACACTTCCCAAATAGTCTTTTTTCATTACATTAGTCAAAACTGCTTTAAATTGCTTAAATCCCATCTTTGCAAAGACCAATAGACTCCTTTTAATTTAGTGCTCTGAGAAATAAAACGTCAGCAATCTTAAAGCTCATGCGAACATATTGCCAGTGCTATTCAAATCATAGTTTTTTCAAGCCCAAAGAACCAATCAATAAATATGTTACTAAAGCCTACGGATATTCAGAAATCTGCTTATAAGGTCTTCAATATTTTAATTGTAACAGATAATATTTCAGCTAAAATTGGGTTATTAAATGACAATCCCTATTTTTAAGACTTATCCCTTGTGTTGAAGATTAAACCCTCCATGTATCGAATCAAAATCACAATTGGCATTGCTGTAGTGATTTTTGTGCTTATGAGCCTAACTTCGGGCTTTGACAAGCCCGCTACGAATACGACTTCCTTTAAACCAGTGGCGTCGATTGAACACAAAAGCACAAGCATAGATCCCATGCTTGTTATGGAGTATAAGTGGCAGAAGGAGGAATTGCGAAAGGCAGTCACCGAATACTTTGAAAAAGCACTTGCATCAGGAAGAATCATAGGAGCCGGAGTAAGCATAGTCATGGGCGACTCTACAGTAATTTCTGAAGGTTTTGGTAAAAGAAGTATTAAAACCGACAAAAAGGTTGACGCACATACAGTTTTTAGGCTTGGTTCTCTATCAAAAGGTTTTACCGGCCTGCTGGCAGCCCATGTGATTGATGAGGGAAAAATAGAACGGGAAGCTAAGGTCGCAGATTATCTACCTAACTTTAAGTTAGGGGATAAGCAGAATACCTCTAGGATTACATTTGCCAACCTTCTGTCTCATTCTACAGGGGCACCATATCACAGTTATACCAATTTGGTCGAAGCCGGATTACCCTTGTTAAAAATTGCCGAACAATTTAGGGTAGTACAGCCTATTAGTGCTCCGGGTGAAATTTATAGCTACCAGAACGCCCTCTTCGCATTGTCGGGTGAGATTATTTACAAGGCAACAGGAGAGGAGATCAGAGAAGCCCTGCAAGCCCGGTTTTTTAACCCCCTCCAAATGTGCACGGTCAATATGGACTATGAATCACTACAGGATAACATAAATGTTGCTATACCCCACTCCAAATGGCGTAGGACATGGAGGGCCAAAAAGCTAAACGACCATTATTATAATGCGGTTGCGGCAGGTGGAATAAACGCCAGTAGCCTGGATATGGCAAAGTGGATGAAATTACTCCTGGGACGCCATCCGGAGATCATGAAAAAGAATGCGATCGAAAAGGCATTTAAACCCGTAGTGGAAATAAAAGGCAGAAGTAAATACTATCAGCGCTGGCCGGGCCATAAATCTTCTCATTATGGATTTGGCTGGAGAATTCACAAGTATCAGGAGAACCAGGGCGAAAGTGAAAAAACGATCTGGCACCACGGGGGCAGTGTTAATGGTTTCAGGAATGAAATAGCTGTTTATCCCGATGATGATCTGGGAATATGTGTGTTGTTGAACAGTCATTCGAGGATTGCAAGTACAGTCATTCCGGATTTGCATCGAATCATAGCGCAGGTGCGACAAAGTACGCCTTCAGAAATGGCCTCTAACTACTTCTCTGAATAAGATCTACTTACACTTCCTGTACAATTTATCTCCTAAGTCTATTTCAGTGCCACTTCCAGACCATTTATCAATTGCTCAATTTCACTTAGTAGTGTATAATGCAGAAATGAGATCCTAATCACACCGGGAGGTCTTTGGACCTTCATATCCATTAAAGGACGAACAGCATAGAAATCCCCTTTCCCCAGCATCAACTTTTGCTCCGTAAGGGAATTATAGACCTGGTGGAGGTCCTTTTTCAAGGGAAGTAGCGAAACAGTAGGAGCCCTGTCTTTCAACAAATCAGGACCTATGACCCTAATGTCTTTTCTCGACCTTAAAAAGTCTAAAAGAGGAGAAAGTAGCTGCTCTTCATGTTTTTTAAAGAGGGTAGTTAAAGCTTTGTTTCGTTCTGTTGGAGTGATTTCATCATTAAAATGATGCTTGTAGACCTCATCGAAATAATCCAGTATCCCACTCACAGAAGCAATCTGTGCGTGATCAGGTCCGGCCGGAGTGATCATATTCCTGCTGATTCCCTCTTTAAAAAAATGGGATTGATTCTCCATCTTTTCGATCAATTTCTGCCGCACGTACATCAGCCCTAAATGAGGACCGAAAGTTTTATAAAGTGAAAACATATAAATATCGGCTCCGAGTGTTTGCAAATCAGGGAAACCATGTGGAGCGGCTGCCACACCATCTACTACACTGACGGCACCTGCCGATTTAATTGTATTGCAGATTTCCTTAACAGGATTAAAATAGCCTATTACATTAGAGCAGTGAGGAAAGGCCACCATCCTTGTCCGGGATGATAATAAAGCCTCCAAATCATGAAGGCTAAGCATTCCCGTTTCCCTGTTTACATGCCATTCTTTAACATTTATCCCACGCTCACTGAGCCTTCGCCACGCACCTGAATTGGCTTCGTGATCCTGACAGGAAACAACTATTTCATCTCCGTCATTCCACATGTGCCGCATAGCATTTGCCAAAACATATACATTTTGGGTTGTCGACGGTCCGAAATGGATTTCGGCCGAACTAACATTCAGGTATTCTGCCATTCTATCGTAAGACTCATCCATCATTTCTCCTGCCTTTTGTGAAGCGGGATACGGATAATAGGGTTGAACCTTGTTTTTCGAATAAAAGCTCATGAGTTTATCTAAAAACTGCTTGCAGGGATACGAACCTCCGGCATTCTCAAAAAAAGCCCAGCCATCTAATTCAGGCTCTGAAAATGCAGGGAATTGTTTTCGGATAAAAGCGATGTCGATTTCCATATCAATGGATTATAGTTCTTATCCCAAGGTACAGAATTCTTTCAATTATCCTCTCAAAGGATCCTGGTCCTTGCTACTAAATCAATCCTTAAAAAGGACTATCTGCCCATCTGTGCACAAAAGTTGATACTCGCAAAACTGAAAAGAGTATTTTTGCCTTTTATTTAAAATACTCATGGAACAACTCACCCTGACTACCCCTGCTCTGTTATTCTCAGCCATATCGCTTATTATGCTGGCATATACGAATCGTTTTTTAGCATATGCAGCCGTCATCAGGAATCTGCACGATATTTATCTTCAGAAAAAGGACGATTCATTAATCGATCAAATCCGGAATTTAAAACTGCGACTCAATCTCACCCGTTGGATGCAGATCTTTGGAATTACAAGTCTATTGCTTTGCGTCCTTACCATGTTTTTGATCTACATTGAGCAGCATCTTCTGGCCATTTGGATCTTTGGCATAGCTCTAATTCTTCTGATTATCTCCCTAGGATTATTAATCAGGGAGATCCAGATTTCTACTCATGCCCTTGGCCTTCATTTAAAAGACATTGAGGACCACTTGAATACCTAAGTGAGAAGTTAACTCTGCTTCTAAGAATCTGCTTTTTTCTTATAAAGCATATGGTAATACCAGGCTGCGGCAGAGCCAATAAAGGAGAAGGCAGCGAGCATCCAGAATACATGCTGATGTCCTGCAGCTCCAGGTGACTCATCGAGCAGATATCCCATGGCGGGCCCTGCAAAAATATCGGGAGTGTAACCGACAAGGGAAATGAGTCCGACCGCCGTACCGGTTAAAACCAATGGGATTTTGCCCCGCTGCATCACTGCAAAATACAGCGAACGAGAAGCATAAACCCCCACGGCAACAACTAGAATGGAAATAAAGAAGAGTGCAGTTGCCGAGGCATCGATGATCCCGGTTGCAAACATCAGGGCCCCTGTAAATGAGATTATAAAACTGATAAGCAACCAATAGGTGGTTTGAGACCGATCGGCCAAAATCCCTATGGTCACCCCTATAACAGGCCTGATATATAACAGAAAAGTTCCTACCTGGGCGGCCTCAACCTGGTTATAAAGCATAACATCACTGGCGTATAGGGATAAAACGTCGGTTATTTTGTAGCCTACATAGGCGCAGAGAATAATTACCATCAGCAGCCACACCGATGGCAGTTTTAGTACTTCCTTTACCTGTGATAAAGTGATACGTTCCAGAATAATTGATTTTTCAATCTTAGAATCGAGTTTCATAAAGAACCAAACCAGGAATCCAACGATCATCACAATTGCTGAAGAAGCCAGAATAACCATTTTAAAGGCAACCCTGCTTTCCTCAATGGAGGCCACCGCCAGCCCAGAGGCTAGCGTTTGGGAGAAAATATAAACACCCAGGGTACCAAAAAGGGCGCCGACCAGGCCCCTGCCACCATCGAGCAGGCCAAATGCCTTTCCTTGAGAAGTGTCTCCTCCCCAGACCCGTGTTGCTTTGATCATCGGGGCCCAGAACAAGAAGATTGTCGTAAAGCCCCAATAGCCATAGAGCACGTTTAGCGTATTAAATCCCGGAAATGTGGAATATACGATACCGCCAAGGGAGGTCATCCAAAGGGCAACGGCAATAAGTTTTCGCGGCGGATATTTATCTGCTAACGGTCCGCCAAAAAGATAGGACAATAGTGCTGCAAATCCGTAAACAGAAAAGCAAAGCCCTAATTCGACATTCGTAAGTTCAAAAGTTTCGAGCACCGTGGGCCTGAATACCCTGGAAAGGACAAAAGGAAGAATAAAAACTGATTCCCCTGCCAGGATAAGAAGAGCCAGAAAGTACCAAGGGGGGTTAGAAGATCGCATCAGGTGCGGAAGATACTATTAATCCGAGAAATGCAAGAAAAGAAAAACTGGATTTGGATTTATTCTTTTCGGTACACATCCCGGGTTTTGTGGTATTCGTCATAAAGCACCAGCTTCTTAGGACTGAGTTCCAGAATAGGAAAGATGAAAGGTTTGGAGGCTAGTGAGCCGTCGGTTTTAAAATTGAGAAAGTCTCCGGGGATTTTTCTTTCTTCGGCATTTATTGCATCGTCAATAAGAGTGATTCGTTTTTTATTCGGACTCAAGAACCATTTACCCGTTCGCTTTGCTGTATTGGTCCCCGAATCTAGTGATACCGGGTCATAGGTAAAAGTACCGTCGGCAATTATTGTAAAGTAGAAAATTTTTGGATTCTTTTGTTCCTTTAATGCTTCTAATACTTGTTCACCTTTGTGAAAGCTTCCGGTATTGACCCATTGCCCGTAAAGATTTTTATGTTGACTTCCTGGGCTTGTGATTCATTCAAAAACAGACAGCAGGCAAAGAGAATTAACCCTAGTCGGAGTCCGAGAATAAATTTATTTGTCACCAGAATTAAATACAAAGTTGTCTTGGGTATTGATTGATTTCCTTCTTATAACGCAGTTTTAGCGTTATTTATTCCTGACGTAGTTATTTTACATGGCATCAGGGTAAAAAATAAGGAGGCGTACAAATAGATTATAATTCTTTGATGATTACAGAACATACACTACCAGGAAGCCCAGGTAGGTGCCCAGAGCGTTACCCAAGGTGCCAACTAGTATGGCCGGAAGTATGAGTTCATTTCTTTCAAAGGTTTCAGCCAGGGCAATGGCAGTGGTTCCCCCTCCGATATTTGCCTGACTCACGATAGCGATCATATCCCAATCCCGGTAAAGAAGCCCCCCTAAAATGATTAATAGTGCACCGTGTATAAGCACCGCCACAGAGGCAAATAGAAGGAGAGTGATCCCGATTTGCTGTAATTCCATAACTGAGCTGATCTCGCAATACGCCCCAATAACTGCAAGAAATAAAAAGACGAGATATAGTCCCAGGGTATGAGCACCGTGTAATTTATTGACAAAGGGAAGTTGTGCCAAAAGAATTCCTATCGTGGTGATAGTGAGAATAGAAGGGATCTTTGGGAATACATTGGAAAGCCCTTCGGAGAAAAAATAGGCGGCAATTCCGAGGAAAACGAGCCACGTCAGAGAATGCATTGAAATTTTGTTCTTTTCAACAGTCTCCAGCGTCGATTTTGACACAGCAACTTTTTATCTTTCCATATACCCCTTAAGGCCACAGGTATGGAAAGGGTTACTATGATCCAAAGGGTGGTGATCACATTGTCTACGGCAATGGTTCCGGCATAGAGTATTCCTTTTTCCTGGAAATTGTACTCCAGGGCGATGGCATTAAAATTTATACTTCCCCCGGTATATGTGCCAGTGAGCATCCCGGCTATAGTAATACCGTCCGCTCCCAGAATACCCTGTGGTTGAAGCAGGAACCATGCGGCCAGAATACCAACAGTGGTTGTCAGGGATCCAAGCAGAAAAAGGACGATCATGGGTGCCCCGGCTTTTTTAATTGATGTAAGATTTACTCCTAACAGTAGATAGAAGATGGAAATAGGGGCAAGGTATGTAAAGATCGCATCGTAAAGGGGAATAGAATTGGAGGCACTTGGGATAAGCCCCAAGTTAGCCAAAACTGCAGTAAAAACTATGACGATAAGTGCTGTACCTAACTTCTTCCCGAACCTGGTTTTAGCTGCGTAGGTGGCAGCGATGACCAGCAAACACAAAACACCCAAAACGTAAACGGGATTGTAGAGCAGACTCATGCCCTAAAGATATCAAAATATACCAGTCTGAAAGTTAACTCCTATTAAGTGGTGAAATCCTCAGAAGAGTTTATAAGCAGGAGGTGTAATCCCTTGTAATCGCAGATATATAGCGCATTGTCCTCTGTGGTGACCTACGTGCTCATTTGCCTTTTGGATCCATCCGAGGCGGGTTACATTATACGGGCCCCTAACTACAACTTCATCCA
This DNA window, taken from Muriicola soli, encodes the following:
- a CDS encoding serine hydrolase domain-containing protein — encoded protein: MLKIKPSMYRIKITIGIAVVIFVLMSLTSGFDKPATNTTSFKPVASIEHKSTSIDPMLVMEYKWQKEELRKAVTEYFEKALASGRIIGAGVSIVMGDSTVISEGFGKRSIKTDKKVDAHTVFRLGSLSKGFTGLLAAHVIDEGKIEREAKVADYLPNFKLGDKQNTSRITFANLLSHSTGAPYHSYTNLVEAGLPLLKIAEQFRVVQPISAPGEIYSYQNALFALSGEIIYKATGEEIREALQARFFNPLQMCTVNMDYESLQDNINVAIPHSKWRRTWRAKKLNDHYYNAVAAGGINASSLDMAKWMKLLLGRHPEIMKKNAIEKAFKPVVEIKGRSKYYQRWPGHKSSHYGFGWRIHKYQENQGESEKTIWHHGGSVNGFRNEIAVYPDDDLGICVLLNSHSRIASTVIPDLHRIIAQVRQSTPSEMASNYFSE
- a CDS encoding YifB family Mg chelatase-like AAA ATPase is translated as MLTKVYGSAVFGIEATTVVVEVNIDKGIGYHLVGLPDNAIKESNFRIAAALLNNGYKVPGKKITINMAPADLRKEGSAYDLPIALGILAASGQIKSDLLEHYLIMGELSLDGGLQAVKGALPIALNARDQGFKGLIMPKENAKEAAIVKELEVYGVDELIKVIHFFDKDVPLERFHVDPDSLFDENQFHSDNDFADVKGQESIKRCMEIAAAGGHNIIMIGPPGAGKTMLAKRLPSILPPMTLNEALETTKIHSVVGKLASTGLIHQRPFRSPHHTISDVALVGGGSYPQPGEISLSHNGVLFLDELPEFKRSVLEVLRQPLEDREVTISRARFTITYPSSFMLVASMNPSPSGYFHDPDNLMNSSASEIQRYLSRISGPLLDRIDIHIEVTPVPFEKLSEERKGEGSAAIRKRVVAAREIQTGRFCEESTIHYNAQMNTKQIRKYCDLESHALKMLQQAMERLKLSARAYDRILKVSRTIADLAQEENISSEHILEAIQYRSLDREGWLG
- a CDS encoding penicillin acylase family protein gives rise to the protein MRTLKKIGWILLGILGIILIVGLIVIQTLKPDYSGEKPIKNLNAEVTVTYDPYGIPHIEATSETDAFRALGYVHAQDRLWQMELLRRVATGGLSEVFGKDLVSTDKFFLSLGIDDASAKSVAQLDPDSDVAIISEAYLDGINQFIEEGPTPVEFLLTGLKKKPYSMEDIYNTVGYMAFSFAMAHKTDPLLTIIRDSLGPEYLTDLEINSSPTTAWIRNYSGEEVSSEAAVISAASEALSKLPVPQFIGSNSWVIGPEKTKSGKVIFANDPHIGFAQPSVWFEAHLKTPTYEKYGYHLAGVPFPLLGHDRKMAYGFTMFENDDIDFFYEQLNPEDSTQYKTPTGWKNLDIVSKTIKVKDEADVEFSYRKSERGPILNGIANQIYVKRPISMDWIYTKGENEVLESLYGISHAEDIDDFKEALPKIHAPGLNTMYGDAEGNVAWWASAKLYQLGDSTQTKLVMDGSKDQDKKVRYLDFSENPQSVNPPWNYVYSANNQPDSISGMLYPGYYLPENRAKRIVNLLDEKSDWDAESVREMITDDVSSVNPSVITEMAKLITVGDLNDEQTLVLDHLNKWKGNYDTENAEAAVYHRWIYFFLKNTFEDELGEERFAQFTSTHFHKRLIAPMAAKENSVWWDNVKTKDTVETKKDIVQTSYIHAFQSLENDLGKDIAEWTWGRLHTLEHGHPIGQIAALRFLFNVGPFPVAGSREVINNMAFSYDGSSAFSVTAGPSTRRVIDFSDVENSMSILPTGQSGNPFSKYYKNQAKMFVQGEFRKMLMNPEEIEKTASSILVFRPTSQ
- a CDS encoding aminotransferase class V-fold PLP-dependent enzyme, whose protein sequence is MEIDIAFIRKQFPAFSEPELDGWAFFENAGGSYPCKQFLDKLMSFYSKNKVQPYYPYPASQKAGEMMDESYDRMAEYLNVSSAEIHFGPSTTQNVYVLANAMRHMWNDGDEIVVSCQDHEANSGAWRRLSERGINVKEWHVNRETGMLSLHDLEALLSSRTRMVAFPHCSNVIGYFNPVKEICNTIKSAGAVSVVDGVAAAPHGFPDLQTLGADIYMFSLYKTFGPHLGLMYVRQKLIEKMENQSHFFKEGISRNMITPAGPDHAQIASVSGILDYFDEVYKHHFNDEITPTERNKALTTLFKKHEEQLLSPLLDFLRSRKDIRVIGPDLLKDRAPTVSLLPLKKDLHQVYNSLTEQKLMLGKGDFYAVRPLMDMKVQRPPGVIRISFLHYTLLSEIEQLINGLEVALK
- a CDS encoding DUF819 family protein; translated protein: MHSLTWLVFLGIAAYFFSEGLSNVFPKIPSILTITTIGILLAQLPFVNKLHGAHTLGLYLVFLFLAVIGAYCEISSVMELQQIGITLLLFASVAVLIHGALLIILGGLLYRDWDMIAIVSQANIGGGTTAIALAETFERNELILPAILVGTLGNALGTYLGFLVVYVL
- a CDS encoding DUF2721 domain-containing protein — protein: MEQLTLTTPALLFSAISLIMLAYTNRFLAYAAVIRNLHDIYLQKKDDSLIDQIRNLKLRLNLTRWMQIFGITSLLLCVLTMFLIYIEQHLLAIWIFGIALILLIISLGLLIREIQISTHALGLHLKDIEDHLNT
- a CDS encoding DUF819 family protein, whose translation is MSLLYNPVYVLGVLCLLVIAATYAAKTRFGKKLGTALIVIVFTAVLANLGLIPSASNSIPLYDAIFTYLAPISIFYLLLGVNLTSIKKAGAPMIVLFLLGSLTTTVGILAAWFLLQPQGILGADGITIAGMLTGTYTGGSINFNAIALEYNFQEKGILYAGTIAVDNVITTLWIIVTLSIPVALRGIWKDKKLLCQNRRWRLLKRTKFQCIL
- a CDS encoding MFS transporter, whose translation is MRSSNPPWYFLALLILAGESVFILPFVLSRVFRPTVLETFELTNVELGLCFSVYGFAALLSYLFGGPLADKYPPRKLIAVALWMTSLGGIVYSTFPGFNTLNVLYGYWGFTTIFLFWAPMIKATRVWGGDTSQGKAFGLLDGGRGLVGALFGTLGVYIFSQTLASGLAVASIEESRVAFKMVILASSAIVMIVGFLVWFFMKLDSKIEKSIILERITLSQVKEVLKLPSVWLLMVIILCAYVGYKITDVLSLYASDVMLYNQVEAAQVGTFLLYIRPVIGVTIGILADRSQTTYWLLISFIISFTGALMFATGIIDASATALFFISILVVAVGVYASRSLYFAVMQRGKIPLVLTGTAVGLISLVGYTPDIFAGPAMGYLLDESPGAAGHQHVFWMLAAFSFIGSAAAWYYHMLYKKKADS